One Bos javanicus breed banteng chromosome 10, ARS-OSU_banteng_1.0, whole genome shotgun sequence genomic window, AAGCAGGGTGATGTATAAGGCCATACACTCGGCAGATTCAAAGTGTATAACTGATACGTTTTCAAAAATTTCCACCAAGCAATTCCTGGGATTAATCTGGCAATCAAACAACTTGTTACCCAAAGAGTTCAATGTAACCTCATAATAAATGGTCTAGTCTAAATGTTATAAAATGGtgactttagggggaaaaaatccccaaattttgtatattaatttaagcatttttattACATGAAATTCTTTGAAGTAACTTGGGCTTCCATGAGTTACTTAGGAGACCTTCCTCCAAATCAGAAGCTGACAACTCAGTCTCCTCATTGCCATCTTCATGTCTTTGTTCCTCAGTGTGTAAATGGCAGGATTCAGGATGGGTGTAACCAAAAAATCTAAAATGGCAAGAAATTTATCCACTGGCACCGTGGGAAATGGCCACATGTAAACAAAGATGCAGGGTCCAAAGAACAAAACCACCACAGTGATGTGCGCTGACAGAGTAGAGAGGGCCTTGCGCAAACCACCTGAAGAGCATTTCCATACAGTGACCAGGATGAAAACATAGGAGATGATCAACAAGAAGAAAGTGCCCATGGATATGAACCCACTGTTGGCAGTGACCATGAATTCCATTCTGTAGGAATCTATGCACGCAAGTTTGATAAACCAAGGAAGGTCACAGTAAAAGCTGTCGATTTCATTAGGACCACAGAAAGGCAAATGGATCACAAAGGCTAACTGGACCACTGAGTGAATGAGGCCAATAGCCCAAGCACCACACAGAAGCAAAAGGCACACCTGTGGGCTCATGATGGTCAGGTAGTGCAGGGGCTTACatatggccacatagcggtcaaagGCCATGGCAGTGAGCAGCACCATCTCAGATCCACCCAGCGTGTGAAGGACAAATATCTGGATGACACACCCCTGGAAGGATATGGTTTTGTGCCCAAAATACAGGTCAGAAATCATCTTAGGAACTGTTAAGGTAGAAaaacacaaatcaataaatgagAGGTTGGCTAAAAGGAAGTACATGGGGGAATGTAGATGAGGGTCAAAGGTCACTGCAAACACAACAAGGAGATTCCCCAGAACAATTGTTACATAAAACACTGTAGAGAAGGCAAGGAGGAAATGCTGCACTGGTCTAGAGGTAGAAAGTCCCAGGAAAACAAATTCAGACACCGAAGAGTCATTTGCTTCATACATTGGCTTGGTCTGGCGATACCTAAAGACTAGAAACAAAACATAACCAAGGCATTtatcaaacatttttatttaaagaaactgaTTTAAGCTTTTATcaaatatagttttaaatcagAAATCTTCACGAACAGCCATgaatatattctgaaaatataatGCATTAATTTGTTTCTTCAACTAATGCAGCTGAGTGTAACTGATATTATTAATGAGTATCCACTATATTCCAAGTTCAGTGTTAAGTTCTGAGGTTAAACAGTAATTCTGACTTTGAGAGAAAATGGACTAGATCTAGATGGGTAGATACAGGTAGATACATagattaaatgaatttaaatacaGATACATCTCTGACAACTGATTTCAAGGAAAAGAACAGAGGGCTATGAGAACAATATGACACATCACCATCATACTTACTCAGACTCTGCTAAATATGAGTTATTTTCGAAGAGTAAATACAGTAGTCCAGACTTTGGAATGCCATGTATAAAGACCCTGAGATACAAAAGCCAGTGAGGAAGGTGAATGATTGAGCTCAGGAGGAGAAACAGGCCAGACAGGATGGAATCTTATATCCATGTTTAATAAATGAGAAATCTACAAGAAGAATATATAGGAAACCCATTTTCCTACAAAGTC contains:
- the LOC133255391 gene encoding olfactory receptor 4F6-like encodes the protein MYEANDSSVSEFVFLGLSTSRPVQHFLLAFSTVFYVTIVLGNLLVVFAVTFDPHLHSPMYFLLANLSFIDLCFSTLTVPKMISDLYFGHKTISFQGCVIQIFVLHTLGGSEMVLLTAMAFDRYVAICKPLHYLTIMSPQVCLLLLCGAWAIGLIHSVVQLAFVIHLPFCGPNEIDSFYCDLPWFIKLACIDSYRMEFMVTANSGFISMGTFFLLIISYVFILVTVWKCSSGGLRKALSTLSAHITVVVLFFGPCIFVYMWPFPTVPVDKFLAILDFLVTPILNPAIYTLRNKDMKMAMRRLSCQLLIWRKVS